A stretch of DNA from Dokdonia sp. PRO95:
GAAAAGTTTTGATCTGTACGATCATATAGCAAGGACCTGTTTTTAATAAAAACGACTGTCTTTGCAGAGATGTATTTTAAGAAACTAGCTCTTGTTTCTTCTAATGCCTTGTTCTCCACATTAGGCATTATTGATATTTTCTTTACTTGGTCTAACGACAGCTGACTCTCAACATCAAAGGTTCTAATACTATCTACCTCATCGCCAAAAAATTCTATACGGTACGGCCTGTCGTGCGAAAATGAAAATACATCTACAATACCTCCACGCACCGAAAATTCACCCGGCTCTGTTACAAAATCTACTCTTTTAAAACGATACTCAAAGAGCATCTCATTTATAAAATCTAGCGATAACTTATCGTTTACAGTAACCTTGAGCGTTTGTCTATCTAGCTCCTTACGTGTCACTACTTTTTCAAATAACGCATCTGGATACGTCACGATAAGAGCTGGCTTTTTACGTGAGTTTACACGATTAAGCACCTCTGCACGCAACAAGATATTGGCATTATCTGTCTCCTCAATCTGATAAGGACGCCTGTAACTGCCAGGGTAAAAGAGTACGTTTTCTTCCTTGCGCAAGGCTTCAAGATCATTGAGATAGTAAGCCGCTTCTTCCTTATCATTAAGGATTAACAATACGGGGCGCTCTCGGCCTTCAAAAAGCTGACTTACAGCAAAAGATAATGACGATCCCGTGAGACCTTTTGCTTGTATACGTTGAGAATGGGCAATAGCTTCCCCTAGTTTCTGCAGTGGCAGAGACTGTGCAAAGTGCTGTGAGAGTTCTGATTTACTCAAGAAATAAGATTTTTTACAAAGATAGTCTTGAGTACGCTTTCGCGAAAGCTTAAAAAGTAAATGGTTTCTTAAATTAAACAAACGTTTTGAACAGAGTAAATAAAATAAATTAAATTATTTTTCTCTAATTGTGATTTATTGAAATTTCCTGCGAATAATAAGGTATACCCAAAATACGAAACAGCTTGAATAAGCAAATTACATTTATTGACATTGTCAAAAGGCACAGAGGCATTTTATATAAAGTGATCACAATGTACTGTACAAACGATGATGATAAAAAAGACTTAGAACAAGAGATTCTCATCCAGATTTGGAAATCTTTAAGCTCTTATAATGATAGCTATGCAATAACCACGTGGTTGTATAGAATCTCAATGAATGTTGCTATCTCACATTATCGTAAAACGTTCAAGAAAAAAAGTAACACTGTACGACTAGATACAAGTTTACTTGAATTCACTCCAGCTCCTGAGACTAGTGAAGGGAGTTATGAGCAGGAGCGTTTAAGAAAATTGCTAGCTGGTCTCAATGAATTTGATAAAGCCTTAATGTTTTTATATCTGGAGGATAAAGACTATGAGGTCATTGCAGATATTTTAGGTATTACAAAAACAAATGTAGCGACTAAGATTAGTCGTATTAAAAACCGATGGAAGCAGGAGCTTTCATCTGCTAAAAACTAATATTATGAATATAGACGATATAAAAAATATTTGGAAAGAGGATATGAACCAATTGGAGGCTCGTGTACAATTCAATGAAAATAAAATCAAACAACTTGAACTTAACAAATCTCAGAGTAGCTTTAATAAGTTTTTAAACATATCGCTCGCAGGAAAAAATATGGCTCTCATTTATGCGATAGCTTCACTGTTTCTTATGTACAAATTATGGGGGAGTGCTTTTTATGTAGGAATTGTAAGTATTGGTGCAGCAGCAATGATTTTCTCATACATACAACACAGTCCTCTCAAAAAATTAAATATTGAGAGTCTAAGTATAATTGCACTTCAAAAGGAGGTAAGTAAATTTAGAATTCACACTGCAAAGACCGCTATTTATGACCTATCAATAGTGGGTATATGGATGGCTACTGTAGGAGTGGGCTTTTATGCGTGGACTTCTGGAGGTAATCATACCCTTAATCTCGCAAAGGGAATATGGATTAGTGTTGCAATCCTTACTTGGTTCATTGTCGCTTATTTTGGAAGCAAATTCATTTATAAAGACATAGATGAAAAATTAAAAGAAAGTGAAAATATTCTTGCCAATCTGTCTAAGTACGAAACGAGCTAGTGTACTTGAACATATGCTAAAACCCAATACTGACTAGTATTGGGTTTTTTGCTTTCGCGAAAGCGCTATTTACTTTTTACCATTTTCATAACATTACACCTCTCTTCTATTTTCTACTTTTAAAGTATGAAACATTGGACAGATCATCAGCTAGCATTTGTAATCGCGCGTATTACCATAGGAATCAACTTCTTATTGCACGGGGTAGTGCGACTTCCTAAAATGGAAGGCTTTGCCAGCGGACTATCAAAAGGTTTTGAGGGAACAATGTTACCACCCGCTCTGGTGGAGCCTATCGCTTTTGGACTACCTATTGTCGAGCTTGTGCTTGGCATCTTATTAATTATAGGATTTAAAACACGTCTTGCCGCAGCACTAAGTTTTGTATTAATCACATTATTAATGGCGGGAACTTCTTTTAAGGAAGACTGGGATCTGGTAGGCTCACAAATGATTTATGTAATTTTCTTCTTCATCTTTATTAAAAATTTACGTCACAATACGTTTGCCATAGACGGCACTTCTAAAACGGTAGTTGACGGATTTTCAAACCAGCAGCAATAATATTTTTTATAGATTTTATAAGAGTTGTGAGTACGCTTTCGCGAAAGCGTGATTAAGATTTTACAATTTCCATAACACCCAAAGGCAGATTACCGCACTACCTTTATAAAAAAAAGAAGGTATGGGATTTAAACATTATGACGTTTTTGTAATAGGATCGGGCAGCGCAGGTAGACAGGTGGCAACACGTTGTGCTAAAGAAGGAATGAAAGTAGCCATTGCAGATAATCGTGAGTATGGCGGCACCTGCGCAAATAGAGGTTGTGACCCCAAAAAAGTACTCCTTAACGCCAGTGAAATCATTGCTAGAACGAGCGATATGGCAGCGGTAGGCGTGACCGAAATCCCAAAAATAGACTGGCAAGCGCTTCAAAAATTCAAAGAAAAGTTTGTCTCTGCAATGCCCATAAAAACGGAAGAATCGCTAGATAAACTAGGGATTACAATGTACCACCAGTCGCCTCAATTTATAGAGGAAGGTCTTCTAAGCGTTGAGGGTAAAAAAGTAACGGTAGATAAGGTCGTTATTGCCTCTGGTCTTATCCCTAGACCACTGCACTTTGAAGGTGCTGAGTTGTTTAAAACCTCAGACGATTTTCTTGAATTACCAGCCCTGCCAGAGAGCATTATCTTTGTGGGTGGAGGTTATATCGCTATGGAGTTTGCTCATATCGCGGCACGCTGCGGTGTAGATGTAACAATTATAGAACGTGGTGAGCGTGTTTTAAAAATGTTTGATGCTAGTATCACAGGGCTCTTAGAAGAAGAGTCTAAAAAAATAGGAATCAACTTTATTTTTAATGCAGATGTTATCCGCGCCGAAATGCTTCAAAAAAATACACGCGTTTTTTATACACGTGATGGCGAAGAGCAGAGCGTAAAAGCCGAAATGGTTTTTAATACCTCTGGACGTGTACCCTCTGTAGATATGCTTGCGCTTGACAAAGGAAATGTAGCAACTACCCCTAGAGGCATTAAGGTAAATGAGTATTTACAAAGCACTACTAACCCTAATGTATATGCCTGTGGCGATGTAGCAGACTCTGGTTCTCTACCACTTACCCCACTTTCTAGTAAGGAAGGTAGACACGTAGGTATACAACTAGCTACTGGAACACATACCAAATATGATTTTCCAGCAATACCTACAGCAGTCTATACCACACCACAGCTAGCAATGGTAGGACTCACAGAGGACCAAGCAAAAGAGCAAGGCATTTCTTATAAAGTACTAAGTGAGCACGTTCCAGACTGGTTTAGTGTAAAGAGATTAAACTCAAAGAACTATTGCTACAAAACGCTTAAGGGTGAAAATGATGAGATACTTGGCGCTGAGATTCTAGCGCCAGAGGCGAGTGAGATGATCAACTTATTTGCGATGGCAATACAGCAAAGGCTAACCTGTACACAGTTTAGAGAAACGATTTTTGCATATCCTACATTTGCAAGTGATATGCAGAGTATGGTTTAATTATCAAGAAACCGTTCCTTGAATTTTAAATGAGGAGCGGTTTCCTTATTCTTAAAAGCGTGTAGCATTGTAATTATTACTAATACTACTGCTCCTAGTAAAGCGTAGTAAGCGATGCTCTCATATTGATCTTTATGTCTTATGAATATTGCGACAAGTGCCCACACAGCAACCAGCGCAAACTCTCTCATATTACGTAACCATACCATAAGTACATTTATAAGTACAGCCACAGTAATCATTACCATAGTCCACACAACCTCGTTAAGCTCTGTACCCTTTAGGTCTATACTAGAAAAGAAAGCAGAGAAGTTTGCAATAGTAGCAACGGCTATCCACCCAGAATAAATACAAATAGGCCACCACACAAGTCCAATGACCTCAACGGGAGCATCCCAACGTTCCATATTAGTGCGCCAGATTACGAGTAACAAGCTCGACAAAATTCCTAGCATAATAAGTACAGATAATCCTATGTAATCATACGTAAATGCAACCACCCAAGCTGCGTTAAGAAAATTTGCAATAGCAAACCACCAGCCGGTCTGTATAATAAACGGTGATTCTTTCTTGCTAAAAAAGGCACGACGTATTTGAAAAAGCGAATATCCTATGAGCATTAAGAAAATCACTCCCCAGATAGAAAATGCATATCCTGCTGGAGTAAATAAATTCTCATACTTATCTGAAGCTTCACCTATCGTAGTATTATTCCAGCGCTGGGCTTGTGAAAGTCCGTTTACTGCTAGGACTAATAACACAGAAAGAAAATTAACAATCGCGTAGGTCTTTTTCATAATCACTGATTTTTAGTAAAGTTACATAGGCTACTATGTTCAAACACCCCTAGCTACTGCTAAAATATTCACAAAACCGAAGCTTTCCTTATCCTAAGATCTCATCTGCAAATTTTTCGCAAAGTGCTAGAGTATCTTTTACATCGTCAAAAGTAGTACGTGGATTAATCAAACACATACGAAGCACTACTTGCTTATTGAGAATTGTAGTTACAAGTTGAGCCTCTCGAGATGCCGTCACCATCCCAGAAATTTTCTGATTAAGTTCATCTAATTTCTTCTCTGAAAAATCAGTACCTAAAGGATTATATCTAAAATTAATAATCGCTAGCGTAGCTGGTGATACAATCTCCCATTTTTTACTTTTACGAAGTAGCTTCTCGGTCTTTTCGGCTATTTTGATGTTATATGTGATAGCATTTCTAAATCCTTCTAGTCCAAATGTTTTTAAAGACATATAGAATTTAAGTGCTCTAAAACGTCTTGTAAGCTGGACACCGTGATCATAAAAGTTAATCTCAGATTCATTGCCTTCTATATCTCTTAAATACTCTGGCTTCTCAAGAAAGGTACTTTTCAAGTATTTGTGATTGCGTATTAATAAACAACCCATCTCGTAAGGTTGGAAGAACCATTTGTGCGGATCTACAGTGAGAGAATCTGCTTTAGAAATTCCTTTTAAAAGTTCTTTGCCATTTTTTGCAAGAATTGCTGCTCCTCCGTATGCTCCATCTATGTGAAACCACAGTTTCTCTTCTTTACAGATTTTTGAAATTTCAGTAAGAGGATCTACTGTTCCCGTATTTGTAGTTCCTGCAGTAGCAATTACACAAAACGGATTGTAACCTTCCAGTCTATCACGAGCAATAGCACTACGAAGTTTTATAGTAGAAAATTTAAATTCTGAATCTGTTGGGATTAATCGTATTTGATCTTTTGTAAAACCTACGATACGTAGCGCCTTAATATTTGAAGAGTGCGCTTGATCTGAAAGATAAATGACTGCATTTGCAAAGTCTTCTCCACACATCACACGACGAGCAGTAACAATGGCAGTAAGGTTTGCCATAGATCCTCCACTGGTAAAGATCCCTCCACCTTTTTTTACTGGTAATCCAAAGATTTTAAGCAACCAACTTATCGTTACGATCTCGAGCTCTGCTGCTGGTGGCGACTGTGACCAACCACCAGAAAATATATTAAAACCTGTAGCTAGCGTGTCAGACATTGCACTCACATAGTTACTTGGTCCGGGAACAAATGAAAATGACTTAGGATGTGTAATGATTGCACTTTGCTTCATCACCTTCTCTATCACAAACTCCAGCACTTCTTGTGGATCTGAAGCTTTTTCTGGTGCTTCTTCTAGAAACAAGGAATCCATTTCCTCTCGTGTTCCAGAAGCTAAAGGAAACTTACTGTTTTGAGTTTCAAAATGTTCTACTACAGCATCTACTATACGATATCCGTATGCTGTCATTTCTTCTTTTGAAAGTTCTAATTTATCTCTATCCATCACCTGTTGTATTAAGGCTGCAAAGTTAGACTATTGCTCAGACCATTAAAAATGTGTGCCATAGTAATTAGAAATAAGATCCTAATTAATAGTACTTCTATAAGATAGCTAATAAACTATAATTCAATTAAGATAACTTCCTCCGGAGTTAACACAAATACCTCATCACCTTCTTCTGGTTCTAATAAATAATTACCCGTAAAAGTGCCAAAAGCTGGCAATATGAGCTGACTTTTTTTCTTAAAAAAACAAGGCATTTTTAAGGCTTGTCTTCCCATACCCTGCAGCCGAACTCCTGGGTGAATATGACCACAAAAATTATATAGCCCATCTCGTTCTTCAGGATGGTGCGTGAGTAAAAAACCATCAATGATTCTTTCGTCATAAATTGTAATGCCCAGTCCTTCAAATCGTAATGGAGAGATGATGTCATGATTTCCAATCACCAGCGTAAATCTCACAGTCTGGTCACTTATCCATTTTTCAAAATAAGCCCATTCTATATTAAGGTCAGAATGAAATAAGTCTCCTAGAAAGCAAACCTCCTTAGGGTTGTAACAAGCAATTGCTTTATCTAACTGTTCAAAATTAGTTTGTATCGCCTCTTGAGGAACAGCACTACCATGTTTTCTAAAATGAGCTACTTTTCCAAAATGCACATCGGCAATGAGTAATATATCTTGCTCCTGCCAGTACATTGCGCCAGTAGGATGTAGTAAAAATGTATTATTAAAAATTGTAGTTTGAGTCACATGGTAAAGTTACAAATGACACTACTTCTTTTACAACTTCCGCGTATCTTTATCATGTGCAAAATCAATACGATTATATTATTCTAGGTGCTGGTCTTTCTGGACTAACAACGGCGCTTCGTATGGCAAGAGATCCCTTTTTTAAAAATGCGTCTATTGCTATCATCGATCAAGATCTCCATAAAAAAAATGATCGCACTTGGTGTTTTTGGGAGACCACTCCGGATCTGTTTGAAAGTGTCGTTTCTTACTCTTGGCCTTCGGTGCTAATTAAAGGAAATAAACAAAGTACGACCATAGACATATCTCCATATACCTACAAAAAGGTGGAGAGTGAACAATTATACGCTTTCGCGAAAGCGGAATTATCGCAACATAGCAATATCACGTTTATACAAGGTAAACTAACGCATGTCACTGAAAAAGAAAACGGAGCAATTGCAAAAACTATTGATCATGAATATCATGCTGCCACAATTTTAAATAGTATTTACAAGCCAGAGCAGCTAGAAAATCAACAAGAAGCCGTGGTATTACAGCAGCACTTTGTAGGCTGGTTTGTAAAAACTGACAAGGCTGTTTTTAATCCAAAAGTAGCAACGTACATGGATTTTAGCATACCCCAAAAAGGTAATTGCAGATTTATGTATGTACTTCCTACGTCTACTCAAGAGGCACTTATAGAGTACACACTGTTTTCTAAAGATTTACTACCAAAGGAAGAATACGAAAAAGCTATAAAAGATTATTTAAATAATCTTGGAGTGACAGATTATGAAATCACAGATCGAGAATATGGTAGCATCCCTATGACCACTTATGATTTTACACAACATAATAGCAAGCATATATTACACATAGGTACCGCAGGTGGGTGGACAAAAGCGAGTACAGGATATACGTTTAAGCATACCTTAAAAAAATCGGCGGCGCTTATTGACTTTTTAAAAAGTGGTAAACCTCTAAAAAATTATAGCCTTAAAAACCGTTGGACTTTTTATGATGGCGTATTACTTGAAGTGCTTGCTGCGCACAATGAACGTGGTGCAGAGATTTTTACACGCATGTTTAAAAAGGGAAAAGCCGCACATATCTTTAGATTTCTAGATGAAGAATCATCCTATAAAGATGAGCTTGAAGTTATTTTAAGTGCGCCTAAAATTCCTTTTATAAAAGCGGCATTTAAAGTGTTATTTAAAAAGTAGTACATTATTTATTTGAGAAGATGTCTACCAGACCATCGAGTGTATCGACATTATAATCTGGCTTTTGAGCTAGTGGATACATTTGTTTACCTGGCCTGCTTATAAACGTAGTTTGCATTCCTGCTTTTTTTGCACCAGTAATATCCCAACCGTGAGCAGCAATCATCATAGCATCCTCTGCTTCTACATTCAATTTTGAAAGTGCCCAACTATAAACTTCTAAGCTAGGTTTAAAAGCTCCTACAGTCTCGCAACTCAACAAGGTGTCAAAGTTATCTTTTATTTCAGCATATGCTAACTTCTGGGCTAGTCCAGAAATTGATGAATTTGTGAGCGCAACGAGCTTGAAACCTTGATCCCTGAGCGCCTCTAATGCTTGTTTTACCTCTTTATAAGGCATCAAACTTTTAAAAGGTTTAATCACCGCATCTTCGGCTTGCTCTTTTGTAATGGTAATATCATTACCTGCGGCTACCATTTGCAATGCTGCGACACCTATCTCGCTAAAATCTTTATAATCTCCTGTTACGTTTTCAACTAGTGAGTAATGTAATAACGTGCTGAACCATAATGGTACAAGCTCCTCCCTCCCATTTAAAGCAGTAGTGACACTCTTCTTTAACGCTGTAAGCTCTAAAAGAGTTTCGTTAACATCAAAAAATAATACGGAAGGCGTCTTCATAACGTTGTTTTGTTACAAAGTTACTAAGCGCTATACACAATGTATCTTAAAGAAATAGTAAGGTTATACTAAGAAAGACGTTAAATACCTCGTTCTTTTTGAATCTGCTCGTAAGCTTCTTGCACGTTTCTAAACTTCTCCTCGGCACCTTTTCGGTAGGCTTCATCCATGTCCATAAGTTTATCTGGATGATATTTTTTGGCCATGGTTCTAAAGGCTTTCTTCACCTCATCATTGGTGGCAGACTTATCTATCTCTAGTATTTTATACGCACTATCTGCTTTCTTAACAAACATGTTTTTAATACTCTCAAAATCCTGATGGTTGATTCTAAAATATCCTGCAATAGTCCCCAGGACATTTACCTCTGGCTGACTTATTTGCCCATCTGCTCCTGCGATACCAAATAAGAAGTGCAAAATCTGTAATCTAACCTCATAACGCGTTCTAGCATTAAGGTATGTACATATCTTTGATGCCGAAATCTCACGATTTTTAATTACATCATTAAAAGTTCTAAAGGTTGCATTTGCACGCTCCTTTCCATACGCTCTTACAAAGTATGCTCTAGCATAGTCTAGTTCTGTCTTACTTATTTTTCCATCTGCCTTAATCACAATAGATGCTAGTGAAAGCAAGTTAAGTTCAAAATCACCAGGTGAGACATTCTGCTGTGTGGCTTGCTCAAAAACATCCTTAAAGCGTTGGCCACGAGACCCACCCTCAGATGCTCCCTTATTTGTACTCATCATCATGTCTATCACATTGCCGATAATGTAGCCTATTAAAGCTCCAAAAAATCCACGTCCCAAAAACCAACCTACTACGGCTCCTATATATTTAATCATAAGTAATTCTCAATCTTTTAGAACTGCAAATCTACGAGTTCTTAAGATTAGACGAGGGCTCATATCCTTTGTTACGCTTTTGTGTCATACTTACAGCTTGTTATAAAAGCGATAGGAAATTATAGTAAGAATCTGACATATTTTCCGTCATACAAAGGAGGAACACTTTTTGTACCTTTGTTATCAAAATATATTGATTATGTATCCACCAGATTTAGTAAAACCTATGCGTGAAGACCTTACCAGAAATGGCTTCACAGAATTACATACAACAGACGACGTACACGCTGCAATGAAAAAAG
This window harbors:
- a CDS encoding tryptophan-rich sensory protein, whose protein sequence is MKKTYAIVNFLSVLLVLAVNGLSQAQRWNNTTIGEASDKYENLFTPAGYAFSIWGVIFLMLIGYSLFQIRRAFFSKKESPFIIQTGWWFAIANFLNAAWVVAFTYDYIGLSVLIMLGILSSLLLVIWRTNMERWDAPVEVIGLVWWPICIYSGWIAVATIANFSAFFSSIDLKGTELNEVVWTMVMITVAVLINVLMVWLRNMREFALVAVWALVAIFIRHKDQYESIAYYALLGAVVLVIITMLHAFKNKETAPHLKFKERFLDN
- a CDS encoding haloacid dehalogenase type II, coding for MKTPSVLFFDVNETLLELTALKKSVTTALNGREELVPLWFSTLLHYSLVENVTGDYKDFSEIGVAALQMVAAGNDITITKEQAEDAVIKPFKSLMPYKEVKQALEALRDQGFKLVALTNSSISGLAQKLAYAEIKDNFDTLLSCETVGAFKPSLEVYSWALSKLNVEAEDAMMIAAHGWDITGAKKAGMQTTFISRPGKQMYPLAQKPDYNVDTLDGLVDIFSNK
- a CDS encoding NAD(P)/FAD-dependent oxidoreductase; translated protein: MGFKHYDVFVIGSGSAGRQVATRCAKEGMKVAIADNREYGGTCANRGCDPKKVLLNASEIIARTSDMAAVGVTEIPKIDWQALQKFKEKFVSAMPIKTEESLDKLGITMYHQSPQFIEEGLLSVEGKKVTVDKVVIASGLIPRPLHFEGAELFKTSDDFLELPALPESIIFVGGGYIAMEFAHIAARCGVDVTIIERGERVLKMFDASITGLLEEESKKIGINFIFNADVIRAEMLQKNTRVFYTRDGEEQSVKAEMVFNTSGRVPSVDMLALDKGNVATTPRGIKVNEYLQSTTNPNVYACGDVADSGSLPLTPLSSKEGRHVGIQLATGTHTKYDFPAIPTAVYTTPQLAMVGLTEDQAKEQGISYKVLSEHVPDWFSVKRLNSKNYCYKTLKGENDEILGAEILAPEASEMINLFAMAIQQRLTCTQFRETIFAYPTFASDMQSMV
- the pdeM gene encoding ligase-associated DNA damage response endonuclease PdeM; protein product: MTQTTIFNNTFLLHPTGAMYWQEQDILLIADVHFGKVAHFRKHGSAVPQEAIQTNFEQLDKAIACYNPKEVCFLGDLFHSDLNIEWAYFEKWISDQTVRFTLVIGNHDIISPLRFEGLGITIYDERIIDGFLLTHHPEERDGLYNFCGHIHPGVRLQGMGRQALKMPCFFKKKSQLILPAFGTFTGNYLLEPEEGDEVFVLTPEEVILIEL
- a CDS encoding DoxX family protein — its product is MKHWTDHQLAFVIARITIGINFLLHGVVRLPKMEGFASGLSKGFEGTMLPPALVEPIAFGLPIVELVLGILLIIGFKTRLAAALSFVLITLLMAGTSFKEDWDLVGSQMIYVIFFFIFIKNLRHNTFAIDGTSKTVVDGFSNQQQ
- a CDS encoding aminotransferase class V-fold PLP-dependent enzyme, translated to MDRDKLELSKEEMTAYGYRIVDAVVEHFETQNSKFPLASGTREEMDSLFLEEAPEKASDPQEVLEFVIEKVMKQSAIITHPKSFSFVPGPSNYVSAMSDTLATGFNIFSGGWSQSPPAAELEIVTISWLLKIFGLPVKKGGGIFTSGGSMANLTAIVTARRVMCGEDFANAVIYLSDQAHSSNIKALRIVGFTKDQIRLIPTDSEFKFSTIKLRSAIARDRLEGYNPFCVIATAGTTNTGTVDPLTEISKICKEEKLWFHIDGAYGGAAILAKNGKELLKGISKADSLTVDPHKWFFQPYEMGCLLIRNHKYLKSTFLEKPEYLRDIEGNESEINFYDHGVQLTRRFRALKFYMSLKTFGLEGFRNAITYNIKIAEKTEKLLRKSKKWEIVSPATLAIINFRYNPLGTDFSEKKLDELNQKISGMVTASREAQLVTTILNKQVVLRMCLINPRTTFDDVKDTLALCEKFADEILG
- a CDS encoding sigma-70 family RNA polymerase sigma factor produces the protein MNKQITFIDIVKRHRGILYKVITMYCTNDDDKKDLEQEILIQIWKSLSSYNDSYAITTWLYRISMNVAISHYRKTFKKKSNTVRLDTSLLEFTPAPETSEGSYEQERLRKLLAGLNEFDKALMFLYLEDKDYEVIADILGITKTNVATKISRIKNRWKQELSSAKN
- a CDS encoding TerB family tellurite resistance protein; protein product: MIKYIGAVVGWFLGRGFFGALIGYIIGNVIDMMMSTNKGASEGGSRGQRFKDVFEQATQQNVSPGDFELNLLSLASIVIKADGKISKTELDYARAYFVRAYGKERANATFRTFNDVIKNREISASKICTYLNARTRYEVRLQILHFLFGIAGADGQISQPEVNVLGTIAGYFRINHQDFESIKNMFVKKADSAYKILEIDKSATNDEVKKAFRTMAKKYHPDKLMDMDEAYRKGAEEKFRNVQEAYEQIQKERGI
- a CDS encoding lycopene cyclase family protein; its protein translation is MQNQYDYIILGAGLSGLTTALRMARDPFFKNASIAIIDQDLHKKNDRTWCFWETTPDLFESVVSYSWPSVLIKGNKQSTTIDISPYTYKKVESEQLYAFAKAELSQHSNITFIQGKLTHVTEKENGAIAKTIDHEYHAATILNSIYKPEQLENQQEAVVLQQHFVGWFVKTDKAVFNPKVATYMDFSIPQKGNCRFMYVLPTSTQEALIEYTLFSKDLLPKEEYEKAIKDYLNNLGVTDYEITDREYGSIPMTTYDFTQHNSKHILHIGTAGGWTKASTGYTFKHTLKKSAALIDFLKSGKPLKNYSLKNRWTFYDGVLLEVLAAHNERGAEIFTRMFKKGKAAHIFRFLDEESSYKDELEVILSAPKIPFIKAAFKVLFKK